One window of the Montipora foliosa isolate CH-2021 chromosome 4, ASM3666993v2, whole genome shotgun sequence genome contains the following:
- the LOC137999438 gene encoding uncharacterized protein, with protein sequence MDVLIEREIEESDRVRGKLNQVVLRLEEVLNPSMHSSPASTGASSQNENAQAANPVHNMRAKPPKLEVKRSNGRLQDWQEFWDSFQSSIDGNDNLSAVDKFSYLKSLEQEPARSTIAGFALTTVNYDAAVQALKKRYGKEIAIQRAHVNDFLNLSPVYSDRDIPRLRKLFDECESHFRGLKALGVEENTYSTIVVPAIMQKLPESFRLTITRGEEFLTWSMEQMLQAFFKELELREDHFYAMTSSKPLHHNRFNGKDNRAKGATANALFTKQEHGNCAFCLGKHAHEDCQRVKDPKERKNIVFKFARCFKCMKKGHRARECKAFDVLCNKCGQAGHHVSLCDVRIVQSVPPVAEFQFTPYEQNKTPITASPSSLHVGTGGRVALQTARAVIRGEGEAHRVRVLFDAGSHRSFITSKAAQRAQLARIRQEWLRISTFGQRSKDMRLRDVVEVKVSPIGGHKVIPVEAYVVPEISSIQNSHVEFVKGEYPHLKDLWFSDVCVGTEELEIDILIGPLKSQSSGPEPVQIDLVQTEDKGSLDVDVNRMWDLDTIGIKEPGSGVYEEYRDSIFFDGQRYSVKLP encoded by the exons ATGGACGTTCTAATAGAAAGAGAGATCGAGGAAAGCGATCGCGTCAGAGGAAAGCTGAACCAAGTTGTATTGCGACTGGAGGAGGTTCTGAACCCAAGCATGCATTCAAGTCCAGCAAGTACTGGAGCGTCGTCTCAAAACGAGAACGCACAGGCCGCGAATCCTGTGCATAACATGAGAGCCAAGCCTCCGAAGCTTGAAGTAAAGAGGTCCAACGGCAGATTGCAAGATTGGCAGGAGTTCTGGGATTCGTTTCAGAGCTCTATTGATGGAAACGACAACCTGTCTGCGGTGGACAAGTTCTCTTATTTGAAAAGTCTGGAACAGGAGCCTGCTAGATCAACGATTGCGGGGTTTGCGCTGACCACGGTAAACTATGACGCCGCAGTCCAAGCTCTAAAGAAACGCTACGGAAAGGAGATAGCAATCCAGCGAGCCCATGTAAACGATTTTCTCAACCTGTCGCCAGTTTACAGTGATCGAGACATTCCTCGCCTGAGGAAATTGTTTGACGAGTGCGAATCGCATTTCAGGGGATTGAAGGCCCTCGGAGTGGAAGAGAACACGTATTCGACGATAGTTGTTCCCGCCATTATGCAGAAATTGCCGGAGAGCTTTCGATTGACGATCACAAGAGGGGAGGAGTTTTTAACCTGGTCAATGGAGCAAATGTTGCAAGCCTTTTTCAAGGAGCTGGAACTGAGAGAGGATCATTTTTATGCAATGACCTCCTCGAAACCTTTGCATCATAATAGATTTAATGGGAAGGACAATCGAGCAAAGGGCGCGACAGCCAACGCCCTGTTCACAAAACAAGAACATGGGAACTGTGCCTTCTGTTTGGGCAAGCATGCCCACGAGGACTGTCAGAGAGTTAAAGATCCTAAGGAACGTAAGaatattgtttttaaatttgctaGGTGTTTTAAATGTATGAAAAAGGGCCACCGAGCCCGAGAATGTAAGGCATTTGATGTATTATGTAACAAGTGTGGCCAAGCGGGTCATCACGTTTCTTTGTGTGATGTTAGGATTGTGCAATCAGTGCCTCCTGTTGCCGAATTTCAATTTACGCCCTATGAGCAAAACAAAACTCCGATTACTGCTAGTCCTAGTAGTTTACATGTAGGAACGGGTGGGCGAGTTGCGTTACAAACCGCGCGTGCAGTTATCCGTGGGGAGGGCGAGGCGCACAGGGTAAGAGTGTTGTTTGACGCTGGTAGCCATCGTTCCTTTATTACTTCCAAAGCCGCCCAACGCGCGCAGCTTGCCAGAATCCGGCAAGAATGGCTACGGATCAGTACCTTTGGCCAGCGTTCTAAGGACATGCGTCTAAGAGATGTCGTTGAAGTCAAGGTAAGCCCAATTGGTGGCCATAAGGTTATCCCAGTCGAAGCGTATGTAGTGCCAGAAATTTCTAGCATCCAAAACAGTCATGTGGAATTTGTAAAGGGGGAGTATCCCCACCTAAAGGACTTGTGGTTTTCGGATGTGTGTGTGGGAACGGAGGAGCTAGAAATTGACATTTTGATCG GTCCACTGAAGAGCCAGTCAAGTGGCCCGGAACCCGTACAAATCGACCTAGTGCAAACTGAGGACAAAGGGAGCTTAGATGTTGATGTGAACCGAATGTGGGATCTGGACACCATAGGAATCAAGGAGCCGGGAAGCGGGGTATATGAAGAATATAGAGACAGCATCTTTTTTGATGGCCAACGATATTCAGTGAAGCTCCCCTAG